One Thermodesulfobium sp. 4217-1 genomic window, GCAAGAGCACCAATAATGCCGCCAGCTATCGTGCCTGTATAGCTTCCACCAGAATTAAAGGCTGATCCTATTAAAGCGCCGCCAAAACCGCCAGCCAGGGCGCCAGTCGCAGTGTAGTCTTTCGTTTCTTTGCCAATATAGAGAACGTTCGACATCAGCATAAAGTTGGCATCGTCTGGGTTGTCAGTTATCTGGTATCCCTCATTCGTCAATTCGGTAACTAGCTCTTTCCTAAAATCCAAACCAGTAGCACTTGAAGTGTTTCTCGCGCTTACATACACAATCTTTTTGTCTGGCGAAACAGGCTGCAAAAATATACTTGAGCTCATCTTAGTGCTCAGCGCTATCTTGCCAGAGGTCAAACCGCTCGAATCAGCATTTGCTATGCCAGCAAAACCGAATGCTGTAAGCAAAAGCAGGAACAATAAAACATTAAATCTCTTAATAGCAAATTCCATTTAATTCCTCCAAATTTTCG contains:
- the traT gene encoding complement resistance protein TraT codes for the protein MEFAIKRFNVLLFLLLLTAFGFAGIANADSSGLTSGKIALSTKMSSSIFLQPVSPDKKIVYVSARNTSSATGLDFRKELVTELTNEGYQITDNPDDANFMLMSNVLYIGKETKDYTATGALAGGFGGALIGSAFNSGGSYTGTIAGGIIGALAGAAIANANNSDKYMMVVDIQLEQRQPGTQTESSTNVTQGTSTTETSSNASVKDWAIYRDRVVSEASGTNLKFDDVEPVLRQQLAHAIANLLP